A window of Paenibacillus sp. 19GGS1-52 contains these coding sequences:
- a CDS encoding DMT family transporter, with the protein MKGIIFAFMGGACITLQGVANSRISQDIGIWQAATITQFTGFILALAILLFVRDGRSQGFKQVKPLYLMGGAFGAVIIFSEVTAIHQIGVTFTISALLIAQLCLTILIDMNGWFGVVKQKMRLPQFAGIGMMIAGVLILKF; encoded by the coding sequence ATGAAAGGGATTATATTTGCATTTATGGGTGGGGCTTGTATTACCTTGCAGGGAGTAGCCAATTCCCGGATTAGTCAAGATATTGGCATTTGGCAAGCAGCGACGATTACCCAGTTCACCGGATTTATTCTGGCCTTGGCTATCCTGCTGTTCGTACGCGATGGAAGAAGCCAAGGCTTTAAACAAGTGAAGCCGCTATATCTAATGGGTGGAGCTTTTGGAGCGGTCATCATTTTTAGTGAAGTCACAGCTATTCACCAGATCGGAGTTACCTTTACTATTTCAGCGTTGCTGATTGCCCAGCTCTGTCTGACGATTCTGATCGATATGAACGGTTGGTTTGGCGTGGTGAAGCAGAAGATGAGGTTGCCACAGTTCGCCGGTATTGGAATGATGATTGCGGGTGTGCTGATATTGAAATTTTGA
- a CDS encoding cyclic nucleotide-binding domain-containing protein produces the protein MEEIHDPELLQSYLQAHHIEAVFNAPLMPHLSLYRFDQGELICSQGEPAQVLYVLVKGKLKTYTTSAEGKTLILSFKTPLEVIGDIEYVHGTNIINTVEAVSAVWMIGVHHRCLKQYGRDHAPLLQFLLEIITDKFYRKSTSLSFNLMYPVEVRLASYLLSVSFDESDALFKGQLSTFSLVDAANLIGTSYRHLNRVIRKFCAEGLIERNKGFILVKDREGLNVLASRNIYE, from the coding sequence ATGGAAGAAATTCATGACCCCGAGCTACTGCAATCCTATTTGCAGGCTCATCACATCGAAGCTGTCTTTAATGCTCCATTAATGCCGCATTTGTCGTTATACCGCTTTGATCAAGGGGAACTCATCTGTTCCCAAGGAGAACCAGCACAGGTATTATACGTGCTTGTTAAGGGGAAATTGAAGACCTATACTACCTCAGCGGAAGGCAAAACCCTGATTCTTTCTTTCAAAACCCCGCTTGAGGTGATCGGAGATATTGAATACGTCCACGGGACGAACATCATCAACACGGTAGAGGCTGTATCCGCTGTCTGGATGATCGGTGTTCATCATCGATGTTTGAAACAATATGGCAGAGACCACGCACCACTGCTGCAATTTTTACTGGAAATCATCACCGACAAATTCTACCGTAAATCCACTTCCTTAAGCTTCAATTTGATGTATCCGGTAGAAGTACGATTGGCCAGCTATCTATTGTCTGTCTCCTTTGATGAATCCGATGCGTTATTTAAGGGGCAACTAAGCACATTCAGTCTAGTGGATGCAGCCAATTTAATTGGAACCAGCTATAGACATCTGAATCGAGTGATTCGAAAATTCTGTGCGGAGGGCCTAATTGAGCGGAACAAAGGGTTTATTCTTGTTAAGGACAGGGAAGGGTTAAACGTACTGGCAAGTCGGAATATTTATGAATGA
- a CDS encoding DMT family transporter, with protein sequence MFIGLLLALAAGSLVSMQNIFNTKVNEHTGSWATTTLVLGMGFVASLTIGLLFEGKQMFTLPNMQPWYWISGLIGVGVVICLVQGTKLLGPTYAISIVLTAQLAFALLWDSLGWLGLEQVPFTINKLLGVLVIVGGIIVFKLGGRRESQKSKEASVLGLE encoded by the coding sequence ATGTTTATAGGCCTATTATTGGCGCTTGCTGCCGGTTCGCTGGTCAGTATGCAGAATATTTTTAATACAAAAGTGAATGAACATACAGGGTCTTGGGCAACCACCACCTTGGTATTGGGCATGGGTTTTGTGGCTTCACTGACCATCGGCCTGCTCTTTGAAGGCAAACAGATGTTTACTTTGCCAAATATGCAGCCTTGGTACTGGATCAGCGGCCTGATCGGGGTAGGTGTGGTTATTTGTCTGGTGCAGGGGACAAAGCTACTTGGACCCACTTATGCTATCTCAATCGTGCTGACAGCACAACTCGCATTTGCACTGTTATGGGACTCCTTAGGCTGGTTAGGACTGGAACAGGTCCCTTTTACAATCAATAAGCTGCTAGGTGTATTGGTTATTGTTGGGGGCATCATTGTATTTAAATTAGGGGGTAGACGTGAGTCGCAGAAGTCCAAGGAGGCAAGTGTTTTAGGGTTGGAATAA